DNA sequence from the Bradyrhizobium diazoefficiens genome:
TCGAGCACGACGATGGCGCCGTGCTCGAGCCGCACCCAGTTTCGTCCGGACCAGGCGCGCAATTGCTTGTTGATGCTCTCGCGCGTCATCCCCACCATCTCGCTGATCTCCTGCTGCGTGATGGTGAGTGTGCCGCTGCCGGAGTCGAGCTTGCGCTCCTCGGTTAGACCGAGCAGCGCGCTCGCGAGCCGGCCCGGTAGATCCTGCAGGATCACCTGCTCGACCTGCTGGCTTGTCCAGCGCAGCCGTGCGCAGAGCAATTCGATAAATTTCATCGCGAGCGCCGGCTGGCTCTTCACGAAAGGCAGGAAGTCGCGGCGGTCGATGATGTAGAGCTCGCAACTGGTGTTGGCAGTCGCATCCGCCGACCGCGGCGCACCATCAAGCACGGCGATCTCGCCGAAGATTTCGCCGGGACCGATCAGATTGAGAATGGCATTGCGGCCATCGGGCGACGAGGAGGAAATCTTCACGGTTCCGGAGATCACCGCGAACAGGTTATTGCCGGGGTCGCCCTTGGCAGCGATCGTCGCACCGCGCTTGACCGTCGTGTGCTTGGCGTAGCGGCATAGCTGATCGAGCGCGTCCGGCTCCAGATCTGCAAAGATCGGATGCTTGCGCAGAACCGACAGTTTGTTGCCCGGTTGCTGCCGGGGGTCGCCGGTCTTGTCCTGAGGCACGCCGGGATTCCTAAGCTGCGAAGCGCTGGGGTTCCTGCGTAGTCAACGTTAGCAGGCTTTTCAACCGGAAAGCATGGATACGGTTTGATGCAAATGCCGCAAATCCCACGATTGCGCCACGAAAACGCATCCGCAGGGTGTGCTGATGCGTTTTGGACCATGCAGAGTTGCAGAGACGACAGGCCTCATCCTAAGCCGCCTTCAGCCCGGACGCTTGATCCTCCTCAATCCGGGAAAACTCCGCGTCACCAGCCGACGACAGCCTTTGACGGAAGTCAAGGACTGGTCGCGTTCTCGAT
Encoded proteins:
- a CDS encoding Crp/Fnr family transcriptional regulator is translated as MPQDKTGDPRQQPGNKLSVLRKHPIFADLEPDALDQLCRYAKHTTVKRGATIAAKGDPGNNLFAVISGTVKISSSSPDGRNAILNLIGPGEIFGEIAVLDGAPRSADATANTSCELYIIDRRDFLPFVKSQPALAMKFIELLCARLRWTSQQVEQVILQDLPGRLASALLGLTEERKLDSGSGTLTITQQEISEMVGMTRESINKQLRAWSGRNWVRLEHGAIVVLDTDALRELAESGLGE